One segment of Deltaproteobacteria bacterium DNA contains the following:
- the glmU gene encoding UDP-N-acetylglucosamine diphosphorylase/glucosamine-1-phosphate N-acetyltransferase produces MKFSLGFLILAAGKGTRMHSDQPKVLQSILGKPLLGHVFDALQRVSNDRIWTIIGHKAEMVRAAFEPENRQFVVQREQLGTGHALAVAWPQIQAAKLDFLCVVNGDTPVVPLETVEHLARRCHDSSAGMGFVSISLENPSGYGRVIRSDSGDVLGIVEEKDFDRSIRGDIREVNSGIYVFDVAKCGPLLGKIDQNNAQREFYITQMLELCIQSGLPVIGVEYDRPQDLLGVNSPRELVDREAALRETLVTAWQTSGVIIRNAQGVFIGPDVVLEPGVEIMGPCEIYGRSHIGHGTRIASHCWIKDASLRACQVKSFSHIEGAVVHDDSVVGPFARLRPGAVIGAKARVGNFVEVKNTVLHEGAKAGHLSYLGDSDIGQGVNIGAGTITCNYDGARKHRTEIKDGAFIGSNTALVAPVVVGAHAVVGAGSVVTKAVPDGALCVARARQANLERKNK; encoded by the coding sequence GTGAAATTTTCGCTTGGTTTTTTGATTTTGGCTGCAGGAAAAGGGACACGGATGCATTCCGATCAGCCCAAAGTGTTGCAATCAATATTGGGTAAACCGTTACTTGGACATGTTTTTGATGCTTTGCAACGCGTTTCCAATGACAGGATTTGGACAATAATCGGGCATAAGGCGGAGATGGTGCGCGCGGCTTTCGAGCCCGAAAACAGGCAATTTGTTGTTCAGCGGGAACAGCTGGGAACAGGCCATGCCTTGGCCGTGGCCTGGCCACAAATTCAGGCCGCGAAGCTCGACTTTTTATGTGTTGTCAACGGAGACACGCCCGTTGTTCCGCTGGAAACCGTCGAGCATCTTGCGCGGCGTTGTCACGACTCGTCTGCGGGCATGGGTTTTGTGAGTATTTCCCTGGAGAACCCTTCTGGCTATGGTCGGGTAATCCGCTCCGATTCCGGAGATGTTTTGGGAATTGTCGAGGAGAAAGATTTTGACCGGTCAATTCGAGGGGACATCCGGGAGGTAAACTCAGGGATTTATGTTTTCGATGTCGCCAAGTGTGGGCCGCTTTTGGGGAAAATCGATCAGAATAATGCGCAACGCGAGTTTTATATCACGCAAATGCTCGAATTGTGTATTCAGTCCGGTCTGCCTGTGATAGGCGTGGAGTATGATCGTCCCCAGGATTTGCTTGGGGTGAATTCCCCTCGAGAATTGGTTGACCGCGAGGCGGCTCTGCGTGAAACACTCGTGACCGCGTGGCAGACCAGCGGGGTGATCATCCGCAACGCTCAGGGGGTTTTTATCGGCCCGGATGTCGTGCTTGAACCTGGAGTCGAAATCATGGGGCCCTGCGAAATCTATGGACGATCGCATATCGGTCACGGAACGCGGATTGCTTCTCATTGTTGGATCAAGGATGCCTCGCTTCGAGCTTGCCAAGTGAAATCCTTTTCCCATATTGAAGGCGCGGTGGTTCATGATGACTCAGTTGTCGGACCGTTCGCGCGATTGCGGCCGGGCGCCGTGATTGGCGCCAAGGCCAGGGTTGGAAATTTTGTCGAAGTGAAAAATACTGTTTTGCATGAGGGTGCCAAGGCCGGTCACTTGTCCTATCTGGGGGATAGTGACATTGGTCAGGGGGTGAACATCGGGGCGGGAACGATTACTTGCAATTATGATGGGGCCCGCAAACATCGAACCGAGATCAAGGATGGGGCGTTTATCGGAAGCAATACCGCCTTGGTCGCTCCCGTGGTGGTCGGTGCGCATGCCGTCGTTGGAGCCGGGTCCGTGGTGACGAAAGCTGTACCGGATGGAGCGCTGTGCGTGGCCCGCGCACGTCAGGCAAATCTCGAACGGAAAAATAAATAA
- a CDS encoding F0F1 ATP synthase subunit epsilon encodes MAKTITLEIVTPDKRVLKEEVDYVGAPGINGEFGVLPDHIPFLSALGIGSLYYKLNGKKYYVFVAGGFAEVSPAKVTVLAEVAEKAEDIDLERARRAQERAEQRAKQQQEKLDYAAAQAAMARALHRMKCRQNAVSEGTCRM; translated from the coding sequence ATGGCAAAAACAATTACGCTTGAAATAGTGACGCCGGACAAGAGGGTGCTCAAGGAAGAGGTCGACTATGTCGGTGCTCCGGGCATCAATGGCGAGTTTGGCGTTCTGCCCGATCATATCCCGTTTCTCTCCGCGCTTGGTATCGGGAGCCTTTATTACAAACTGAATGGCAAGAAATACTACGTATTTGTTGCCGGTGGGTTTGCCGAAGTCTCTCCCGCAAAAGTGACGGTTCTTGCTGAAGTGGCTGAAAAGGCTGAAGATATAGATCTGGAACGGGCGCGCAGAGCCCAGGAAAGAGCAGAGCAGCGCGCCAAGCAGCAGCAGGAGAAATTGGATTACGCAGCGGCTCAGGCTGCCATGGCCAGGGCATTGCACAGAATGAAATGCCGACAAAACGCCGTGAGCGAGGGAACCTGCCGGATGTAG
- the atpD gene encoding F0F1 ATP synthase subunit beta gives MSATTGKIVQVIGPVVDLEFAEGKLPNILSAILITNPTIDDAEDNLVVEVAQHLGNNVVRCIAMDNTDGLVRGQIGKDTGAPIQVPVGKASLGRILNVVGRPVDEKGPISAEKTYSIHRPAPGFTEQSTKIEVLETGVKVIDLLVPFPKGGKMGLFGGAGVGKTVILMEMINNIAKNHGGISVFAGVGERTREGNDLYHEMIDAGVLDKACLVYGQMNEPPGARSRVALTGLAAAEYFRDEENQDVLLFVDNIFRFTQAGSEVSALLGRMPSAVGYQPTLGTDLGELQERITSTNKGSITSVQAVYVPADDLTDPAPATTFSHLDGTLVLSRQIAELGIYPAVDPLDSTSRILDPNVIGMDHYMTARAVQRILQKYKDLQDIIAILGMDELSDEDKLTVSRARKIQRFLSQPFFVAAQFTGKEGRYVKLEDTIKGFKEIIDGKHDAIPEACFYMVGGIDEALENAKKM, from the coding sequence ATGAGTGCTACTACCGGAAAAATAGTACAGGTCATCGGGCCTGTTGTTGACCTTGAGTTTGCCGAGGGCAAACTCCCAAACATTTTAAGTGCGATTTTGATCACCAATCCGACCATTGATGACGCCGAGGACAACCTTGTAGTCGAAGTCGCGCAGCATCTTGGAAACAATGTCGTCCGCTGCATCGCGATGGACAACACGGATGGCTTGGTGCGCGGTCAGATTGGCAAGGACACCGGCGCTCCGATTCAGGTACCGGTCGGCAAGGCCTCCCTGGGCCGCATTCTGAATGTTGTGGGTCGGCCCGTGGACGAAAAGGGTCCGATTTCCGCTGAAAAGACCTACTCCATCCATCGCCCCGCTCCTGGCTTTACCGAGCAGTCCACCAAGATCGAGGTGCTGGAGACAGGCGTCAAGGTTATCGACTTACTGGTTCCCTTCCCCAAGGGTGGCAAGATGGGCCTGTTCGGTGGCGCCGGCGTTGGCAAGACCGTTATCCTCATGGAAATGATCAACAACATCGCCAAGAACCACGGTGGTATTTCCGTGTTCGCGGGTGTTGGCGAGCGTACTCGTGAAGGAAACGACTTGTACCATGAAATGATTGACGCGGGTGTTCTGGATAAAGCCTGCTTGGTCTACGGACAGATGAACGAACCTCCGGGAGCTCGTTCCCGTGTTGCCCTGACCGGTTTGGCCGCAGCGGAATACTTCCGTGATGAAGAAAATCAGGACGTGCTCCTGTTCGTTGATAACATTTTCCGTTTCACTCAGGCTGGCTCGGAAGTGTCCGCGCTGCTTGGCCGCATGCCTTCCGCTGTTGGTTACCAGCCGACACTGGGTACCGACCTGGGCGAATTGCAGGAACGCATCACCTCCACGAACAAGGGCTCCATCACGTCGGTGCAGGCCGTTTACGTGCCCGCCGATGACTTGACCGACCCCGCCCCAGCCACGACCTTTTCGCATCTTGACGGAACCCTGGTTCTGTCTCGTCAGATTGCGGAACTTGGTATTTATCCCGCTGTTGACCCGCTGGACTCCACGTCCCGCATCCTTGATCCGAACGTTATCGGCATGGATCATTACATGACCGCGCGTGCCGTACAGCGCATCCTGCAGAAATACAAAGATTTGCAGGATATCATTGCCATTCTCGGCATGGACGAATTGTCCGACGAAGACAAGTTGACCGTTTCCCGTGCTCGTAAGATCCAGAGATTCTTGTCGCAGCCGTTCTTTGTCGCGGCCCAGTTCACCGGCAAGGAAGGTCGTTACGTGAAACTTGAGGATACCATCAAGGGCTTCAAGGAAATCATCGACGGCAAGCATGATGCCATCCCGGAAGCATGCTTCTACATGGTTGGCGGAATTGACGAGGCACTGGAAAACGCCAAGAAAATGTAA
- a CDS encoding F0F1 ATP synthase subunit gamma has translation MASLRDIQNKIVGVKKTKQITKAMNMVASAKLRGAQSRIERFRPYADKFNDILIDLASRADASVHPLLEKRDVIQNVGIVLVTSDKGLCGSFNANICVAASKLAKQKEADGKTVKFICIGKKGRDFIRKTSFEIVAQYAENMTNFDFQLASETGNLVIDGYLAGQFDEVHIVYGKFVSIARQEATTAQILPAETSEADEARGGASSEYIFEPSVEGLLAELLPRYVKVQMYRGLLDTSASEHAARMSAMDNATKNCDEMVGSLTLVYNKARQASITTQLMDIVGGAEALKG, from the coding sequence ATGGCATCACTGAGGGACATTCAGAACAAGATCGTCGGTGTCAAGAAGACCAAGCAGATCACGAAGGCGATGAACATGGTCGCTTCCGCCAAGCTGCGCGGTGCTCAGAGCCGAATTGAGCGCTTCCGTCCCTATGCCGATAAGTTTAATGACATTCTTATCGATCTGGCTTCCCGCGCGGACGCCAGTGTCCACCCCTTGCTTGAAAAGCGCGACGTGATCCAAAATGTGGGAATTGTTTTGGTCACTTCGGACAAGGGATTGTGTGGCAGCTTCAACGCGAACATTTGTGTCGCGGCATCCAAGCTGGCAAAGCAAAAGGAAGCAGATGGCAAGACCGTCAAGTTTATCTGCATTGGAAAGAAGGGACGGGATTTCATCCGTAAGACGAGTTTTGAAATCGTTGCGCAATATGCTGAAAATATGACTAATTTTGATTTTCAGCTGGCGAGCGAAACAGGTAATCTCGTTATTGATGGATACCTCGCCGGGCAATTTGACGAAGTACACATCGTCTACGGAAAGTTTGTGAGCATCGCTCGGCAGGAAGCAACGACCGCCCAGATTCTGCCAGCGGAAACCTCCGAGGCGGACGAGGCACGGGGGGGCGCTTCCAGCGAGTATATCTTTGAACCTTCCGTTGAAGGTTTGTTGGCAGAATTGCTGCCCAGGTATGTGAAGGTTCAGATGTACAGAGGGTTGCTTGATACATCCGCCAGCGAGCATGCTGCACGTATGTCGGCTATGGATAACGCAACAAAGAACTGCGATGAAATGGTCGGCAGCCTAACCCTTGTCTACAACAAGGCTCGGCAGGCCAGCATCACCACACAATTAATGGACATCGTAGGCGGTGCCGAGGCACTGAAAGGATAA